Within Candidatus Bathyarchaeota archaeon, the genomic segment TTGTCTAATAAAATTTCCCTTAGATCATCAACATCCATAATACTCTATATATGATGTACAACATGACTATGACTGCTGAAAATATGATCAACCTGAGGATAGTTAGTATTGTCTCCTTAGAGATCTCGAAGGCGAACTGGTAGCTTGTGAGGCTGCTGCTGTAGAGGATGCGGGAATACGTCCTGGCAACGTCCTCTGAAACAACGGCGACCTCAGGTATGGTGAGGAAGGCGAGGAGGTTCGCCAATGCCTTCAATGCGAACATCACGGTGAAGCCTAGGAGGTAGTCCCCCCCAACGAGCATCCCGAGGGGAGAGGCCACCAACTGGGCGATGCTGCCAATCAACCCCAGCAGCACACTAGACTTAACGGCCCCGAACCATTCCTTATACCTGGCGAAGAGGAAGGAGCCTATGAAGTTACCAGCGGTATAGGTGAAAGAGGTGTACACGTTTATCGGGATGTGGAGGACTGGAGATGGAGTCATCCAGATTAGGAGTGGTCCTAGGGCGTTGAGGAGGAGGCCCATCCTGAGGGCTGTGAAGGACCTCCCCTTCCAGAAGAGGGATGCGGTGATGCTGGAAATGGAGCCGAAGAGGCTCATCAATGCCGGTATAAAGTCAGGCCCCCCAAGGCGGTTCATCACGTAAGGCGTCCAGACGATCCCGCCGAAGTTACCCGAGGCCAGGAAGACCATGAAGAAGGAGGAGGTTGAGAATATCCTCTCAGGCTGCTCCACCCTTCCAGGGGAACTCGCCTCCTCCAGATGAGATAGATCGAGGAGCGAGACCAGAAGGGTTGAAATCAGGCCTATGATGGCACCGAGGGGGAATATATAGGAGAATTTCTCATAAGGGGGGAGAAGGCCTAGCAGGAAGGCCCCTAAGGCATACCCCAAGACGCTTGAGACCCCGCTGGCGGCGGACCTCTTCCCAGTAACATCTCGGATCTCCTCCTCTTCGAGAGAGCCATAGATCGTGAAGGCTATCAGGGTGCTGATGAGGGAAGAAGAGATCATATAAGCAGAGTAGAGGATAGAGATGAACAGAGTATGACTCACAAGAGAGATCAGGATCCAGGTAATCCTCTCAAATGTATGAAAAAAGATCAGTTTAATCTTAGGTCTCCTCATGATGAAGGTTGGTCTCCTGTAGAGAAATGCCCCTAGCAGGGTTGAGGAGGCGGAGGAGGCCATGACCACGAAGGAGATACCCTCGACGGCATATCCCACAGAGACCAGATAGACAACAAATAGGCCCCTTGTTAAAGAGGTGTATACCCCCGCGAATAGGGCTTCAAGAACGAGAATCCACTTGAACCTGGGCCCGAGGACTCTCATCAACTACCTCCAGATATGTGGACATAACATCGAAGACGATTCAGTTGAACATACATTTTATAATTTGGAGCATAAAAACCCCATATATAAATATACATCCGAGCCTCTCGATAAACTAGCCACATATGAAGTTCGTAGGAGATAGGTAAGATAACATAAAAGCTTGCCTAAGACCCAGGACCCCGAGAAGACCCGTTTCAGATCCAAAAATAAGAAGATGAAGCATTGATTTAATCCAGAGACAATTGTTCATCAGGTTTTTGGATTTGTAGATTGTTTATGCTTTACATCCAATTGTTCCTCCGCCTGAGAAATCTTTATCAACTCCTGAAATTCTGGTTTGGAGTACGAGCGTTGTTCGAAGGGATCTTGGTAAACTCTCTAGTCCTCGTGATAGCTCTGATAGCTTTGGATAGAGCCAGCTATCTAGCCATCGAGAATACTGTGAAGATTGCGGATGCCACTGGCATGGGGAAGACAACAATCGGCTTCGTCCTCGTATCATTCTCCACATCCCTTCCCGAGTTACTAGTAGCAATTTTCGCAGCCCTTGGAGTTGGAAAGATAGGAATAGCAATAGGCAACGTCCTTGGCTCCAACATATGCAATGTGGCTTTTATACTTGGAGTGTGCATAATCATAGCCTCTTTTAGAAAGGATTGCAGGTTGGATTTCACTCCCTGTATAACAAAGGAGGAGCTAGGAGGCACGAGGGAGGTGGAAACCCTCTACTTCGGTCTGTTCGCCGCCTCCCTCATACCGCTATTTCTGACATATATCGGCTATGCAAGCAAGTCGGTAGGGATAATTCTTCTAGCTTTATTCTTCATCTACATGTACCAGCTATCAAAAGCGAGAAACATAAAAGAGGAGGTTATACCTGAAATTCTTGTAGAAAATAATGTTGAAACTGAGATTAAGAGAGAAGACAGGGAAGGAGCAAGAGGTAAAACTAATACTAGGATATTATTGAGTTTTATTTGGGTTCTAGTTGGCATTGGGGGAGTTATAGGAAGCTCCTACTTCATTGTAGAATCAGCATCCTATATTGCCTCTGCTCTCGGTGTTCCAAGCCTGATAATAGGAGCAACTATAGTTGCCCTCGGCACAAGCCTCCCAGAGCTGGCCACAAGCCTTCAGGCCACCAGAAAGGGCCACCTCGAGCTCGCCTTCGGAAACATCATAGGAAGTGGATTCATAAACCTCACCTGTATCCTAGGTGCCACGCTGGTAGCATCACCCTTCCAGGTCAATATGACCGCCTACTCAAATACGGCAATATTCTCGGTGATAGTGAACATGTTCCTCTGGTACTTTTTATCGAGTGAAAAGCTAGGATTAAAAGAGGGAATTTTGCTGCTTATTCTATATATAATGTTTCTGTTAGCAAATTATGGAATTATAAACCTTTCAGCATAATTAATGAAATGTCCTTAGTTTGCAGGAGGATGTTTATTAGCAAAGTAATGATAAGGATTCCTAAGGAATTAAAGCTTAGGATGGAACAGATGGGGCAGGTAAACTGAAGTGAGATTATAAGAACCCTTGAGGAGACTATTCGTAGAGAAGGGGCATCCAGCTATATCCCCTGCTGGCCCTTAGAGATAGAAGCCTTTCCGATTCCTAACCCAACAGCTGTAGACACCATTGGGATCAAGTTCAGATCTAAAGCGGCATCTCCGGGTGGAGGCCCCCTTAATGGTTTCCAGCAAAATCAAGGCCATTCCAGTTACGCCCTCTCAAACCTCGTCGAGCCATCCTTCATAAGGGATTCAAGTCTGGGATTTGTTGCGTGAGTTGTGTGGCCGTCCTACATCCGTAGGGCCCTGTCAGCGGCGTGGAGGTGGATGGCCGTCCTCCATGCATATATAATGGCGGTGAGCGATGCGTGAATGGTGATAGAGTAGAGCGCGTATATGGGAACACACGCGAGTATGGCGGCCAATATATGGATGTTGTATAGGTTTCTCCTATCAGTGGGGCGAAGAGGGCCCCAACGCCCTGTTTCATTAGGTAGGTTTATATGTATGCGAGAGATTCTACTGTACACGTGATTTGGATGGCCCTTGAGGCGGTTACGACGAGGCTTCCAAGAGAGATGCTTAGGGAGGTTGAGAGGTTAGCGGAAAAGGAGAAGGTTGACCGCTCCGAGTTGATAAGGCGATTATTAGATTTTGCGCTCCGGCAGAAGAGGGTAGATGAGGCCTTGGAGGCCTACCGTGATGGATCGGTAACTCTATGGAGGGCTGCGGAGATGGCGGGTATCTCTCTTCGAGAGATGATGGAGCTGGTGAAGATGAAGCAGATACCTATACCGTATACATTGGATGATCTTAAACGTGACATGGAGTATGTCAGGCGGAAAACCGGTTGTGAGTAACAGCAGTCCGTTAATTTGGCTGGCTAAGATTGGCAGGCTAGGTCTCTTGAAGACCCTCTTTGGAGAGGTTGTTGTTCCGAGAAGGGTTTACTTTGAAGTGACAACAAATGGACGCTCTGCCGAGTCTATTTTGATCAGCGAGGCCCTTAGGG encodes:
- a CDS encoding sodium:calcium antiporter produces the protein MFEGILVNSLVLVIALIALDRASYLAIENTVKIADATGMGKTTIGFVLVSFSTSLPELLVAIFAALGVGKIGIAIGNVLGSNICNVAFILGVCIIIASFRKDCRLDFTPCITKEELGGTREVETLYFGLFAASLIPLFLTYIGYASKSVGIILLALFFIYMYQLSKARNIKEEVIPEILVENNVETEIKREDREGARGKTNTRILLSFIWVLVGIGGVIGSSYFIVESASYIASALGVPSLIIGATIVALGTSLPELATSLQATRKGHLELAFGNIIGSGFINLTCILGATLVASPFQVNMTAYSNTAIFSVIVNMFLWYFLSSEKLGLKEGILLLILYIMFLLANYGIINLSA
- a CDS encoding UPF0175 family protein codes for the protein MIWMALEAVTTRLPREMLREVERLAEKEKVDRSELIRRLLDFALRQKRVDEALEAYRDGSVTLWRAAEMAGISLREMMELVKMKQIPIPYTLDDLKRDMEYVRRKTGCE